The stretch of DNA GGACGTCCGTTGGCAATACGGCACGCCGCCTGTCGGGAACGCCAACTATGCTTGGATCCAGCACATCATTTCCAAATTGGCCCCTTCAGGAACGGCGGGCTTTGTCTTGGCGAATGGGTCGATGTCAACGAGCACGACGTCAGAATTGGAAATCCGGAAGAACTTGATCGAGCAGGACATGGTGGAGTGCATCGTCACATTACCTGGCCAGTTGTTTTATTCGACGCAAATCCCTGTCTGCCTATGGTTCGTGACGAACAACAAAGGGCGCAACGGCAAGCGGGAACGAAAAGGGGAAATCCTCTTCATCGACGCACGGAAAATCGGCCATATGGCGACCCGTACATTGAAAGAGTTCTCCAACGAAGATATCAAGAAAATCGCGGATGTCTTCCATGCATGGCGCGGGACGAATGAACAGGCATATGAAGACGTTGCCGGATTCTGCAAAGCCGCCACATTGGATGAAGTGCGGGATCATGAATACATCCTGACACCTGGACGCTATGTTGGTTTAGAAGAAGCCGAAGAAGATGACGAACCGTTTGAAGAGAAAATGGAACGGCTGACAGGGGAATTGGCCGAGCAATTCGCGAAATCGAAGGAATTGGAAGACCAGATCCGCAAGGCGTTGGAGGGGATTGGGTATGGAGTTTGAGGTAACTTTGGCGGAAGATTATTGTTTAAAAGTTGCAGACGGAACACATGATTCTCCCAAAAACACGGAGTCTGGATATAAATTAATTACTTCAAGACACCTACAAGAATTTAATTTAGACTTCGCTAATGCAAATTTAATATCTAATGATGATTACGAGGAAATTAATAAGAGAAGTAGGGTAGATCAGTTTGATATCCTTTTCAGTATGATAGGAACTGTTGGAAGGATTTATTTTGAAAAAAGCTCTGATATTGATTATGCAATAAAAAATGTTGGCCTTTTTAAAAATAAAAGTGAACTGGAAGCAAAGTGGCTTTACTACTATTTACATAGCCCCTTAGCACATGAATATATCCATCAAAATCTTAGGGGTTCTACCCAACAATATATACCACTTGGATCTCTGAGAAAATTCCCTATCAAACATCCAAAGTTAAAAAAAGACATGAAAAAAATCGTGAACATGTTGGATAGTATTGATAAGAAGAGAGAGTCTAACATTTTGATTATATCGCACCTAGAAGATCTCGCTCAAACCCTTTTCAAACACTGGTTTGTCGATTTTGAGTTCCCGAATGAGAACGGGGAGCCGTACAAATCGAGTGGTGGGGAGATGGTGGAGAGTGAACTGGGGATGATACCAAAGGATTGGGCATTAAGTGAGATAGGAAAGATAGCCAAACAGAACGGTAAGTCAGTCATTATCGAAGAGTTAAAGCAGCATGTTCCTTATATTGGGTTAGAACACATGCCAAGAGGTAGCATTGGACTTGGTGAATGGGAATCCAGTGAAAAAATAACTAGCAACAAAACTCAGTTCAAAAAAGGAGATATTCTCTTTGGTAAATTACGGCCATATTTTAAAAAGGTTGGAATAGCACCAATTGAAGGTGTTTGTTCTACAGACATTCTAGTTCTTAATACTAAAAAGGAAACATACTACTCATATTTTACAAGCCTTGTAAGCCAAGATGTTTTTATAGAATACTGTACTGCGACTGCTACAGGAACAAGAATGCCGAGAACAGGCTGGAAGCAAATTTCAAAGTATGAAATTGTGTTACCAACAGAGGATGTAGCAGAACAATTTAATAAGTTATTAAAACCTTTCTACGAGAAAATAACTGAGGCAATATTTGAAACAAAATCATTGAGGTCAATGAGAGACACCCTCCTCCCAAAACTCCTATCCGGAGAAATCGAATTACCTGACGAAACCGAGGTGACAGAGAATGTACCAGTTTCATGAGGATGACCTGGAGCAAGCCGCCCTGGAGTGGCTTGCGAATTTAGAATATGAAATAAAAGATGGGCCGACGATTGCGGCGGATGGGGAATATCCCGAACGTGACTCTTACATGGACGTTGTATTGAACGGCCGGCTGGAAGCGGCCTTGCAGAAGATCAATCCGCAAGCTTCCTTGGAAACGATCGAACGTGCGGTGAAACTCATTACGATGGTGCAGTCGCCGAATCTTGTCGTCAATAACCGTGCATTCCAAAAGTTCGTGACGGACGGGGTGGATGTGGAAGTGCGCACATCTGACGGCAGGAATACGGTGGAAAAGCTATGGCTGTTCGATTTCAAAAACCCTTCGAACAACGATTTTCTGGCGGTCAACCAGTTTACTGTCATCGAAGGCAGTCATAACAAGCGGCCGGACGTTGTTGTCTTTGTGAACGGGTTGCCTCTCGTCGTCATGGAGTTGAAAAGCTCCACGGATGAAAAAGTGGGGATCACGGAAGCCTACCATCAGCTCCAAACGTACAAGCAGGCAATTCCGTCTTTATTCCAATTCAATGCTTTCCTTGTCACGAGCGATGGGGTGAATGCGCGGGCGGGGTCGCTCACCGCCAACGAGGAGCGGTTCATGATGTGGCGCACGGTGGACGGGGAGACGATTGCCCCTTCCACGATGCCGCAGCTTGAGGTGCTCATTCGAGGCATGTTCCCACCGGCTGTGTTGCTTGATTTGCTTCGTCATTTCATCGTTTTCCAATCAGATGGGGAGAAGACGTTCAAGATCTTGGCGGCTTACCATCAATACTATGCCGTGAATAAAGCGGTGGAGGAAGCGAAGCGGGCGGCGTCCGAATCGGGGGACCGGAAAATCGGGGTTATTTGGCATACGCAAGGGTCCGGGAAAAGCCTGTCGATGGTGTTCTATACAGGGAAACTTGTGTTGGAAATGAATAACCCGACGATCGTTGTCTTGACGGATCGCAATGATTTGGATGACCAGCTCTTTAATACCTTCTCGATCTCCAGTGACTTATTGCGCCAGACGCCGAAACAGGCGGAAAGCCGCGATGATTTGAAGAAGCTGTTGTCGGTCGAATCGGGCGGCATCATCTTTACGACGATGCAGAAGTTTGCACCTGAAGAAGGCTCGACTGAAATGGATGCGTTGACGACGCGCCGGAATGTCATTGTCATGGCGGATGAAGCGCATCGGACACAATATGGATTTGGAGCGCAAGTGACGAAGTCGGCAAATGATCTATTCACGAAATACGGCTATGCGAAATATATGCGGGATGCATTACCGAACGCTTCGTTTGTCGGATTCACAGGTACGCCTGTCGAGTCGGCGGACAAAAATACGCCAGCTGTATTCGGTGATTATATTGATATCTATGACATGACACAAGCCGTTGAAGATGGAGCAACGGTGAAAATCTATTATGAAAGCCGGATCATCAAGTTGGATTTGCCGGAAGGGATGGACTTGGATGCGGAGTATGATGAAATAACCGAGTACCAAGAGCAAACCGACCGGGAACGGTTGAAATCAAAATGGTCACGTTTGGAAGCGCTTGCCGGGGCTGAACAACGTGTGAACCGGTTGGCGGAAGATATTGTGAATCACTTCGAAGCAAGGCAAGAAGCGATGTTCGGAAAAGCGATGATTGTGGTGATGAGCAGAAGGATTGCGATTGAATTGTATCAGGCGATCATCAACCTGCGTCCCGACTGGCATGCCGATGATGACAATAAAGGGGTTATAAAGATCGTCATGACAGGCTCGTCCAGCGATCCGGAGCATTGGCAGCCATTCATCGGCAATAAGAAACGTCGGGATCATCTG from Bacillus sp. OxB-1 encodes:
- a CDS encoding restriction endonuclease subunit S; its protein translation is MEFEVTLAEDYCLKVADGTHDSPKNTESGYKLITSRHLQEFNLDFANANLISNDDYEEINKRSRVDQFDILFSMIGTVGRIYFEKSSDIDYAIKNVGLFKNKSELEAKWLYYYLHSPLAHEYIHQNLRGSTQQYIPLGSLRKFPIKHPKLKKDMKKIVNMLDSIDKKRESNILIISHLEDLAQTLFKHWFVDFEFPNENGEPYKSSGGEMVESELGMIPKDWALSEIGKIAKQNGKSVIIEELKQHVPYIGLEHMPRGSIGLGEWESSEKITSNKTQFKKGDILFGKLRPYFKKVGIAPIEGVCSTDILVLNTKKETYYSYFTSLVSQDVFIEYCTATATGTRMPRTGWKQISKYEIVLPTEDVAEQFNKLLKPFYEKITEAIFETKSLRSMRDTLLPKLLSGEIELPDETEVTENVPVS
- a CDS encoding type I restriction endonuclease subunit R, which codes for MYQFHEDDLEQAALEWLANLEYEIKDGPTIAADGEYPERDSYMDVVLNGRLEAALQKINPQASLETIERAVKLITMVQSPNLVVNNRAFQKFVTDGVDVEVRTSDGRNTVEKLWLFDFKNPSNNDFLAVNQFTVIEGSHNKRPDVVVFVNGLPLVVMELKSSTDEKVGITEAYHQLQTYKQAIPSLFQFNAFLVTSDGVNARAGSLTANEERFMMWRTVDGETIAPSTMPQLEVLIRGMFPPAVLLDLLRHFIVFQSDGEKTFKILAAYHQYYAVNKAVEEAKRAASESGDRKIGVIWHTQGSGKSLSMVFYTGKLVLEMNNPTIVVLTDRNDLDDQLFNTFSISSDLLRQTPKQAESRDDLKKLLSVESGGIIFTTMQKFAPEEGSTEMDALTTRRNVIVMADEAHRTQYGFGAQVTKSANDLFTKYGYAKYMRDALPNASFVGFTGTPVESADKNTPAVFGDYIDIYDMTQAVEDGATVKIYYESRIIKLDLPEGMDLDAEYDEITEYQEQTDRERLKSKWSRLEALAGAEQRVNRLAEDIVNHFEARQEAMFGKAMIVVMSRRIAIELYQAIINLRPDWHADDDNKGVIKIVMTGSSSDPEHWQPFIGNKKRRDHLARRMKDIEDELKIVIVRDMWLTGFDVPSMSTMYVDKPMRGHNLMQAIARVNRVFRDKPGGLIVDYIGIADSLKEALKQYTDSDRENTGIDTALAVDLMLEKFEIIQEMLYKHDYDGFHSDKPSERMKAITETMDFVIGLGEEEKKRFMQVVTELAKTFALCATEPEAQELNAEIGFFKAVKAGLVKLIPVEGQKKTAAQVDAQLNQLISKSVISDEVIDIYDSLGIENPDISILSDQFLEEVRALPQKNLAVELLNRLLQGKVKNVQRTNLVKARKFTDMLNAAINKYNKRAIETSKVIEELIELAKEMNESYKAGENTGMIQEEVAFYDALSSHETAEEVLGDDILKAIAHELTKAIKENMSIDWNLRESARAKMRITVRRLLKKYGYPPDLQKMAVETVVKQAELMAGNM